The stretch of DNA AGGCTGTAACGATGGCCATCGCAGTAACCCTGCCTGCTTGTGCTTTCGGTCATTGCCACCCTCGTCGGGGAGCTTCGCGCTAACTCGTGCGGCTAGGAGCGCTCCTGACTCCCGGCATTCTCATTGGATGTATCTTCGGGGCTGGACGGTGAGACCGTCCGCCACCTTGGCTGCGGTTGGTTCATTCCAACGAACTCGCTCGCGTGTGCTTTTTTCCGAATTGACTCGGTTTCGATTCTCCATGATCTTCAAGAGGTAAGTGAAGAATCGGGCGCATCAGTCAAAGTTGGCTGAAATGCGCAGTCTCCGACTAATTCCACTTATGTGAGGGTTGTATTCATGGCTGAGCTACGAAAAGGCGCGTTCCGCGTCATAGGGGTTTTTTGTGCTTTTTTAACGGGTGCGACCTGCGCTCCGGCCCACGCCCTTTCACCTTACGCACTTCCCTCGTCTGCCCTTGTCGTCGCCATGGCCTCTCTACAGGCAGGGGGCCAGTGTCTCTACATGACCTATGACCAGAACGGCAATCGGCTCACCCTTTCCTCATCGACTCTTGCCTCGGAACCCGCGTCCTGGGGGTCGTCCGCCTTCGGTTGCTCGCGTTGGGGGACGTCACCCTGACGGGAACGAACTGCCTTATGGGCGAGTGATCAGGCGGGGGTCTCTGGGGGTGTGGGGCAAATGTATCATCTGCTGACAATTCTGTTTCGCCTGATCAGGGTATTGGCTCTTGGATGTGGTCTGCTCTGCCTTGCGTTGCCGATGCAGCTTGCCGCGCAGACGCAGGAGGACGCGACTCCGATTGGTTGGAAATCGGGAGCGCAGCCAAAAGACGTAATTTTTGAGTCGCCGGAGGCGGCCTGCCAGGCGCAATGGCAGTGGTATCAGGGCGATAATCCATCTTCCCGCTTCGTGGGGGTCAAGGCCATTTCGGATAACTGGGGCCGCGTGGAGTGCGTCTGGACCAGCTTTCAATACCTGTGTCCTGAGCCTGGGCAGCAGGGTGGAATTGCCGCCTGCGGGACAGTCTTGCCGAGCATTGCCGAAATCGCCTGTCCTTCAAACTACAGCGCTACGGCCGATGGATATTGCCGGTTCAATCCGGCGCGCGAGCAGGATTGCAACCCTTGCGTCGACAATGGCAAACCCAATCCCAAGACCGGCAATCCGGTGATCATATCGACCGGCTCGAAGTATCTCGAAGCCCTTGATTACGCCTCTGCCGATGGCCTTTTCCGGATCGGCAGGCAGTACCGGAGCTCGCAGGTCGGTCGCCCGTTCCAGAACCGGGTTCTCCCGCGATCGCAGCCACGGGGTCTTCACGGATCATGGAATTTCGAGTTCAGCCGCGAACTCCAGTTCGGGGTTTTCGCTGGCACGCCCGCAGCACCCAACGCGACCGTAGCGATCCTGATGCCAGACGGCACCGGGTACGCCTTCGTACTGCAACCCGATGGCACGTGGTCAGAAGAGGCCGGCTCGGTCTATGCCAGTTCATCAGGCAACCTCAAGCTCGAGCTCCTTGGCGCTCTGCCCGCCGACCTGACGACACTTCGCGATGCTCCGACGACGTGGAAGTTCACTGATGAGGACGACAGCGTCTGGATCTTCGAGACGCGCGTAGGCCTTAATGGCGGTGCCTTTGTCTATGGCTGGCCGGTCTCGATGACCACACGGTCGGGATACGCGCAGACATTCGCGTATGCCAACGACAGCAGCCTGGCATCGATGTCGGACAGCTTCGGCAGAACGGCGACCTTTGAGTGGGACAAGTTCGTCGTCACCACCCGCACCACCGTGCCCGCCGGTTCAGAGCCTGTCGCTGCTGCGGTATCGAAGATCAATCTGCCCGACGGCACCAGCTTGAACTACCTTTATGAGGACTTTCCGCTTTTTGATCGGAAAGCTGTTTTCGGCAGTTCAAAATGGCAGAGCACGGGGAGTGGCGGCGGTGCCCCGGGCGGCACGAGTGCATCTGTCATGATCATCCCGAAAACGAAGCGCCTCGCTGGAGTTGAACGCCGCTCCTCCAGTGGTCAGGTACTCGACTCCGTCAAGTATCTCCACGAAAACGCGACATTTCGAAAGAGCATTACCGGGATCATCGATCATCGTGACGAACGTGTCGCAACCTTCACCTATGACGGTGCGGGGCGGGTGACGGCGAGCGAGCTTGCTGACGGCGTGGAGCGCAACACCTTTGCCTATGGGATGAACGGAACCGCGCGCACCCGCACGGTCACCAATGAGCTTGGCAAGCGCCACAACTACACTTTCGGAGAATTCTCTTCGGCGCGGCGGGAATACCAGCTCACCTCGATTACGGGCGACGCTTCGGCGTCCACGCCCGCATCCACCACCTCGCTCGGCTATGGCGGCGGCACTTTCCTTGCGAGCACCACTGACGCTGAAGGCCGGGTTGTCACGACCACACGGGATGCGCGCGGTCGGCCGACCACCATCGTCGAAGCGAGCGGCACCCCCGACCAGCGCACGACCACGATAACCTGGCATCCCACATTCAATCTGCCCGCCACCATCGTGACCGAGCAGCTGACCGAAAGCCGCAGCTATGATGCGCAGAGCCGATTGGTATCGCTAACTCTGACCGATACCACGAACCATACCAGCCCCTATCCGACCAACGGCCAGACCCGCACCTATGCCTATAGCTGGGATAGCAATGGCCGGCTCCTGTCGCAGAACGGCCCGCTCGCTGCTGTGGGCACCGAAGACGACCTGACCTCGTTCACCTACGATGCTGCCGGCAACATGCTGACCATGACCAATGCGCTCGGGCAGGTTACGACCTATGCGGGCCACGATGCCAATGGCCGTCCGGCATCGATGACCGACCCCAATGGGGTCGTCACCGCCTTTGCCTATGATCCGCTCGGCCGGATCCTAGCGATCACGGTCAAGCACCCGACCGATGCTGCTCTCGATGCGACCACCTCGATGACCTATGATGCGGCCGGCAATGTCACGGAGCTGGCGCTGCCCGGTACAGCGCCGTTGCTCATGGAATATGACGGCGCGAACCGCGTGACCGTCATGCGCTCTGCCAGCGGTGAGCGGTTCGAATTTGCCTATGATGCCATGGGCAATGTGACGCGCGAGACGGTGAAACGCAGCGATGGCTCCACCTCGCGTTTTGTGCGGCGTGAGTTCGACGAGCTCGGGCGGCTGCTTACTGAACGCCTCGGTCTGCGCTCCCCGGCGCGGCTTGGCTACGACAAGGTCAGCAACCTTACCGGCTTCACGGATCCGAATGGCGCTGCGACCACGTCGGCCTTCGATGCGCTCGACCGTGTCATCTCCACGCT from Porphyrobacter sp. YT40 encodes:
- a CDS encoding RHS repeat-associated core domain-containing protein encodes the protein MYHLLTILFRLIRVLALGCGLLCLALPMQLAAQTQEDATPIGWKSGAQPKDVIFESPEAACQAQWQWYQGDNPSSRFVGVKAISDNWGRVECVWTSFQYLCPEPGQQGGIAACGTVLPSIAEIACPSNYSATADGYCRFNPAREQDCNPCVDNGKPNPKTGNPVIISTGSKYLEALDYASADGLFRIGRQYRSSQVGRPFQNRVLPRSQPRGLHGSWNFEFSRELQFGVFAGTPAAPNATVAILMPDGTGYAFVLQPDGTWSEEAGSVYASSSGNLKLELLGALPADLTTLRDAPTTWKFTDEDDSVWIFETRVGLNGGAFVYGWPVSMTTRSGYAQTFAYANDSSLASMSDSFGRTATFEWDKFVVTTRTTVPAGSEPVAAAVSKINLPDGTSLNYLYEDFPLFDRKAVFGSSKWQSTGSGGGAPGGTSASVMIIPKTKRLAGVERRSSSGQVLDSVKYLHENATFRKSITGIIDHRDERVATFTYDGAGRVTASELADGVERNTFAYGMNGTARTRTVTNELGKRHNYTFGEFSSARREYQLTSITGDASASTPASTTSLGYGGGTFLASTTDAEGRVVTTTRDARGRPTTIVEASGTPDQRTTTITWHPTFNLPATIVTEQLTESRSYDAQSRLVSLTLTDTTNHTSPYPTNGQTRTYAYSWDSNGRLLSQNGPLAAVGTEDDLTSFTYDAAGNMLTMTNALGQVTTYAGHDANGRPASMTDPNGVVTAFAYDPLGRILAITVKHPTDAALDATTSMTYDAAGNVTELALPGTAPLLMEYDGANRVTVMRSASGERFEFAYDAMGNVTRETVKRSDGSTSRFVRREFDELGRLLTERLGLRSPARLGYDKVSNLTGFTDPNGAATTSAFDALDRVISTLAPDGGTQASSYDKQDNEVSFTDPIAVTTQFTYNGFGEVIREISPDRGTNTYEYDAAGRLTSSTDGRGQVVNYAHDILGRVTRMEPGGRPASEVIEYHWDTGGLAGSYGVGRLAKVVDGSGTTLFQYDHRGNQTVQQQVIGTSTAAQLAYSYDLADRITQITYPSGRQVRYGYDTLGRVNLVETRANDATPTWQVVASGHQYEPFGPVKAMALGNGLAVSNDWGTDGFLAERRLVATSSGTALSHLAYGRDEVGRIGAIADQLSPANSVIYGYDPVGRLTMAVSSSTSAGSETYAYNPGTNQLASVSDASGTRTVSYDGRGNTVAESRPGGVAVAASHDGHARLESYDRSNIGTQTYSYNGLGDRVRVVKPTGTRHFVYDRQGRVVAEYGASSGEVKAEFIWALPPAANDPGSGSGAGNSPFGGDDGIVGYAPLALVAENGLNQLELYWIHGNHLGVPMVTTNALGQVVDPGNDFLRPGFPGQSQVLSDLYYNRARDYDPVLGRYIQADPIGLVGDVNPYLYANGDPVNGIDPMGWEKINLFPYFEPGMREAADRAYEKQHPGTKRNYYSIYTHGGPTRACVYTSSGCLSAKDFAKWLRRKGYNKGKPIILFACNTGASDDGFAQMLANEMKVLVLAPNQYAWFNSKTGFTGIAGIRYNSSGDRIRDPEQPGKWRWFLPE